From the genome of Scytonema hofmannii PCC 7110, one region includes:
- a CDS encoding M15 family metallopeptidase, protein MRFFKTLPHIARILIIATTVSFGIILSAALAIKFSAPNPTTVGATSSSPPKVVSVVPTSSSTEASSIIVSSQPVRIAANPASVQQQPIENQIAYGHFPYAQANPSELMIVSSYATGNNQRFESLNIEAGQALMRMMYAAREEGVWIVPVSGFRTIEQQQKLFQDQVKRRGSVQAAAKISAPAGFSEHHTGFAVDLADGKSAKQDITLEFEKTHAYRWLTRHAQEFGFELSFKRNNSQGVSFEPWHWRYVGSPNAVAAFAHARKS, encoded by the coding sequence ATGCGATTTTTTAAAACATTACCTCATATTGCGCGAATTTTAATCATCGCGACAACAGTTTCATTCGGAATTATTCTGAGTGCAGCATTGGCGATAAAATTCTCCGCACCAAACCCAACGACTGTTGGAGCAACAAGCTCATCTCCACCAAAAGTTGTTTCTGTTGTACCAACCTCCAGTTCAACTGAAGCATCTTCTATTATTGTCTCGTCCCAACCAGTAAGAATTGCAGCAAATCCTGCCTCAGTTCAGCAACAACCGATAGAAAATCAAATAGCATACGGGCATTTTCCCTATGCACAAGCCAATCCAAGCGAATTAATGATTGTTAGTAGTTATGCAACTGGTAACAACCAACGCTTTGAGTCGTTAAATATTGAAGCAGGACAAGCACTGATGCGGATGATGTATGCTGCCAGAGAAGAAGGTGTTTGGATAGTACCCGTTTCCGGTTTTCGTACCATAGAACAGCAACAAAAATTATTTCAAGATCAAGTCAAGCGTCGCGGTTCCGTGCAAGCCGCCGCAAAAATCAGCGCTCCTGCTGGATTTAGCGAACATCATACTGGTTTTGCTGTGGATTTAGCTGATGGTAAATCTGCCAAGCAAGATATCACCTTAGAATTTGAAAAGACACATGCCTATCGTTGGCTGACTCGTCATGCTCAAGAATTTGGATTTGAATTGTCCTTTAAGCGCAATAATTCTCAAGGAGTGAGTTTTGAGCCTTGGCACTGGCGATATGTCGGTTCACCAAATGCAGTAGCAGCATTTGCTCATGCAAGAAAATCGTGA
- a CDS encoding DUF4351 domain-containing protein, producing the protein MAYDNTCKYLAETYPAEFARWLLQSDTSDIQVLKTELNLEPIRADSVTFLQVAKTILHLEFQTLPKSKVPLDFRMLDYYTRLKRLYRCEIKQIIIFLQQTTSETVFQTQYVDTNTVHNYRVIRIWEEDPAVLVAHPGLLPLAPLAKSNSPNTLLKQVAASVDMIEETQQQQNISACVQLLAGLRFDENLIQQFFSEEVMQESVIYQSIVQKEALRLIVRLLNRRFGDVAPEIEQRIRSLSTAELENLGEALLDFSNTHDLITWLETSS; encoded by the coding sequence TTGGCTTACGATAACACCTGTAAATACCTTGCCGAAACTTACCCTGCTGAGTTTGCTAGATGGCTGTTACAATCTGATACATCAGATATCCAGGTACTGAAGACGGAACTGAACCTAGAACCGATTCGTGCTGATTCTGTTACCTTCCTACAAGTCGCCAAGACAATTCTGCACTTGGAATTTCAAACCCTGCCAAAATCCAAGGTTCCGTTAGATTTTCGGATGCTGGATTATTACACTCGGTTGAAACGGTTGTATCGGTGTGAGATTAAACAAATTATCATTTTTTTACAACAAACAACTTCAGAAACTGTTTTTCAAACTCAGTATGTAGATACAAACACAGTCCACAACTACCGTGTCATTCGGATTTGGGAAGAAGATCCAGCAGTCCTGGTGGCTCACCCTGGTCTTTTACCACTAGCACCTTTGGCTAAAAGCAATTCACCCAATACCTTGCTAAAACAAGTTGCTGCATCTGTGGATATGATTGAAGAAACACAACAGCAACAGAATATCTCAGCATGTGTACAGCTTCTAGCTGGTTTACGATTCGATGAAAATTTGATTCAACAGTTTTTTAGCGAGGAAGTTATGCAAGAATCAGTTATCTATCAAAGTATCGTGCAAAAAGAAGCATTGAGATTAATTGTCCGTCTACTAAATCGTCGATTTGGTGATGTTGCACCTGAAATAGAACAGCGAATTCGGAGTTTATCCACTGCTGAGTTGGAAAATTTAGGTGAGGCATTGTTAGATTTTTCAAACACACATGATTTAATAACTTGGTTAGAGACTAGTTCTTAG
- a CDS encoding NACHT and WD40 repeat domain-containing protein, with protein MIPLNLDAIINAISGIANPLIKDKLQRNETVIKLLKQFNLAPEHPPADFSGVYAYALVEYGVGKPKPFLELFRHEQIKQAFRKALDHNNPSILLSEVDIFVGAYALGDEINTLGLDIKREVAAFATVFIEVAKRSRTPSDALMSQQIGSLHKRIAAITEQLDRLPTLEGIRTEMARLASQNYPALPAPSTIPENNCRAVALAQQMRGWFETLGYRFEKYEVWAEDFFEWIINIPVRRNRYDRILIRGIAGEAKLSDVMALSSSVEQQHTDEGWLVTTRRISRAARNEVQKDENQHLECYTFDELIAQDANFSGYLEWLEAEVKRRKIDQKYVPLACTKEEIDPTTKRQIAISRYDELDGWIDGYIDRWLDDPAKEHISILGEFGTGKTWFAMHYAWVALQRYQDAQKRGTELPRLPLVIPLRDYARAVSVESLFSEFFFRQYKIPLPHYDAFVQLNRMGKLLLIFDGFDEMAARVDRQEMINNFWELAKVVMPGAKVILTCRTEHFPEAKEGRALLNAELQASTANLTGETPQFEVLELEKFNDEQIQEVLSFQASPGTVEQVMDNPQLLDLARRPVMTELILEALPDIEAGLPVDISRIYLYAVRHKMERDIKAERTFTNLADKLYFLCELSWEMLSTDQMSLNYRLFPDRIRRLFGSMVQEEKDLDHWHYDMMGQTMLIRDADGDYTPAHRSLLEFFVAYKFAAELGALAEDFTELARSRSQAVPSLSQSCLNNNTAPIDYTWSSYFASRSEIAPLKSFTSEPLEKLRETVGRSQLTKAVMDLVLPMLGDCKPLIGLIEATQGKTETEVGYAGGNAATLAVKSDRVILEGKDLSHTLIKGADLSNASLYGVNFTEANLAQSTFTKLCGRVLSIAFSPDGKLFATGEANGSISLSQIENGKLLLIFQGHTDWVRSIAISPDGAILASGSDDKTIKIWDISTGKCLKTLHGHSSRVYGVAIANDGAILVSGSSDETIKVWEIATGECLKTIQGHSTTVYTVAISQDNTTVVSGGGDNTVKLWNLHTGECTKTLFGHQSRIWSVAISSDNTTVASCGDDQIIKLWDIRTGKHLKNFQGHTQRIQSTTFRSNGKTIASSGLDQTIKLWDISTGECLKTLLGHTNSVSSIAFSPNGSQLLSASSDSTIKLWDTSTGDCLSTLQGYTSMVYSVDFSANGKLLASSSDNRTIRIWDVNTGICLKTLQGHISRVWSVAVSLDNQFLVSGSGDTTVRLWDISTGQCLKILRGHGGDDNRSVYSVAISTDNTLIASSSGDMTIKLWNVSTGECVKTLLGHQGRVWSVAMSSDNTILASCSDDQTVRLWDIHTGQCVKTLTEHTSGVNTVLFSFDNKTLFSSSDDRTIKIWDIQNGKCLKSLNGHRSRINSLAIFNDTIIASGSADRTIRLWDISSGECLKILQGHKNSVFSVALHSDGKTLASGSLDETIKLWDIQSGQCLKTLDNKPYANMKITNIKGLTEDEKDTLKALGAIEDE; from the coding sequence GTGATACCACTTAACCTTGACGCTATTATTAATGCAATTTCTGGCATCGCTAACCCACTAATTAAAGATAAGTTGCAGCGTAATGAAACTGTCATCAAATTACTAAAACAATTTAACCTTGCTCCCGAACACCCACCGGCTGATTTTAGTGGGGTTTATGCCTACGCTTTGGTAGAGTACGGTGTTGGCAAACCCAAGCCATTTCTGGAACTTTTCCGCCACGAACAAATAAAACAAGCCTTTCGTAAAGCCTTAGATCACAATAACCCCTCAATCCTCCTATCTGAAGTCGATATATTTGTAGGTGCTTATGCTTTAGGGGATGAAATCAACACCCTGGGGCTTGACATCAAAAGAGAAGTTGCAGCATTTGCCACTGTCTTTATTGAAGTTGCCAAGCGCAGCCGCACGCCATCTGATGCACTTATGAGCCAGCAAATAGGTTCTTTGCATAAAAGAATTGCAGCTATTACCGAACAATTAGACAGGCTGCCAACTCTCGAAGGAATTCGTACCGAGATGGCAAGGTTGGCTTCGCAGAATTATCCAGCACTGCCAGCACCTAGCACTATACCAGAAAACAATTGTAGGGCTGTTGCTCTTGCCCAACAAATGCGCGGGTGGTTTGAAACACTGGGTTACCGTTTCGAGAAGTACGAAGTTTGGGCAGAAGACTTCTTCGAGTGGATTATTAACATTCCAGTCAGACGCAATCGATACGATCGCATTCTTATACGTGGAATTGCCGGAGAAGCAAAGCTCAGTGATGTAATGGCGTTAAGTTCTTCAGTAGAGCAACAACACACGGATGAAGGGTGGTTGGTGACAACCCGTCGCATCTCACGGGCGGCTCGTAACGAAGTTCAAAAGGACGAAAATCAACACCTCGAATGCTACACCTTTGATGAACTCATAGCCCAAGATGCTAACTTTAGCGGGTATCTTGAATGGTTAGAAGCAGAGGTGAAACGGCGGAAGATAGACCAAAAATACGTTCCTCTTGCTTGCACCAAGGAAGAAATCGATCCCACCACCAAACGCCAAATAGCAATCAGTCGTTATGACGAACTTGACGGCTGGATTGACGGTTATATTGACCGTTGGCTTGATGACCCTGCAAAAGAGCATATTTCCATATTAGGGGAATTTGGAACTGGTAAAACTTGGTTTGCCATGCACTACGCTTGGGTAGCATTGCAGCGCTATCAAGATGCTCAAAAACGCGGGACTGAACTTCCTCGCTTGCCATTAGTTATTCCCTTACGCGACTATGCTAGGGCAGTCAGCGTAGAGTCACTGTTTTCGGAGTTTTTCTTTCGGCAATACAAAATTCCTCTACCTCATTACGATGCTTTCGTGCAGCTCAATCGTATGGGCAAGCTGCTGCTAATTTTCGACGGCTTTGATGAGATGGCAGCTCGTGTTGACCGTCAGGAGATGATTAACAACTTCTGGGAATTAGCAAAAGTGGTTATGCCTGGGGCAAAGGTCATTTTAACTTGCCGCACCGAACACTTTCCAGAAGCAAAGGAAGGAAGAGCATTACTCAACGCCGAACTCCAAGCATCGACTGCTAATTTAACAGGAGAAACGCCACAATTTGAAGTCCTAGAACTAGAGAAGTTTAACGATGAGCAAATTCAAGAGGTCTTATCGTTTCAAGCTTCCCCTGGTACTGTGGAGCAAGTGATGGATAATCCTCAATTACTGGATTTAGCACGTCGCCCAGTGATGACGGAGTTAATCCTAGAAGCACTACCAGATATTGAAGCCGGGTTACCTGTAGATATCTCGCGAATTTACTTATATGCCGTGCGTCACAAGATGGAACGGGATATCAAAGCAGAGCGAACTTTCACGAATTTAGCCGATAAGCTTTATTTCTTGTGCGAACTGTCTTGGGAGATGCTCTCAACCGACCAGATGAGTCTCAATTATCGCTTGTTCCCAGACCGCATTCGTCGTCTTTTTGGTTCTATGGTGCAAGAAGAGAAAGATTTAGACCACTGGCACTATGACATGATGGGGCAAACAATGCTCATTCGAGATGCTGATGGCGATTATACTCCAGCCCATCGTTCTTTGTTAGAGTTCTTTGTCGCTTACAAATTTGCAGCAGAATTGGGAGCGTTAGCTGAGGATTTTACTGAGCTAGCGCGATCGCGAAGCCAAGCTGTACCCAGCTTATCGCAGTCATGTTTAAATAACAATACAGCACCGATTGATTATACCTGGTCGAGTTACTTTGCTTCTCGTAGTGAAATCGCACCATTGAAGTCATTTACAAGCGAACCGTTGGAGAAGTTGAGAGAAACCGTTGGGCGATCGCAACTGACAAAAGCCGTCATGGATCTTGTCTTGCCGATGTTAGGTGACTGTAAACCTTTAATTGGGCTGATTGAAGCGACGCAAGGCAAAACAGAAACAGAAGTGGGCTATGCTGGAGGGAACGCGGCTACTCTGGCGGTGAAAAGTGATCGGGTAATATTGGAAGGTAAAGACCTCAGCCATACCCTTATTAAAGGGGCTGATTTGAGCAATGCCAGCTTGTATGGTGTGAATTTTACAGAGGCGAATCTTGCTCAATCGACTTTCACTAAACTTTGCGGTCGTGTTTTATCAATAGCATTTAGCCCTGATGGGAAACTATTTGCCACTGGTGAAGCCAATGGTTCAATTTCTTTATCGCAAATCGAAAATGGTAAATTACTTTTAATATTCCAAGGGCATACTGATTGGGTCAGATCAATTGCAATTAGTCCTGATGGAGCTATTTTAGCGAGTGGTAGTGATGACAAAACAATAAAAATCTGGGATATAAGTACAGGAAAATGCTTGAAAACTCTCCATGGACATTCCAGTCGCGTGTATGGAGTAGCGATCGCTAATGATGGTGCAATATTAGTTAGCGGTAGTAGTGACGAAACAATCAAAGTTTGGGAGATCGCTACTGGAGAATGTTTAAAGACGATACAAGGACATTCCACAACAGTATACACAGTGGCAATTAGTCAGGATAATACCACCGTAGTAAGTGGAGGTGGAGATAACACGGTTAAATTGTGGAATCTTCATACAGGAGAGTGTACCAAAACTTTATTCGGTCATCAAAGTCGAATATGGTCAGTAGCAATTAGTTCCGATAATACAACTGTAGCGAGTTGTGGTGATGACCAAATCATTAAACTTTGGGATATCCGTACTGGAAAACACCTAAAAAATTTCCAAGGTCACACACAAAGGATACAATCAACAACTTTCAGATCCAACGGTAAAACTATAGCGAGTAGCGGTCTCGACCAAACCATAAAGCTTTGGGATATCAGTACTGGAGAATGCTTAAAAACTTTGTTGGGGCATACCAATTCCGTTTCCTCAATTGCGTTTAGTCCTAATGGTAGTCAGTTACTCAGTGCGAGCAGCGATTCAACAATAAAGCTTTGGGATACCTCCACGGGCGACTGTTTATCAACTTTACAGGGATATACTAGTATGGTGTATTCTGTAGACTTTAGTGCCAACGGAAAACTCTTAGCCAGCAGTAGCGATAATAGAACAATTAGAATTTGGGATGTAAATACAGGAATCTGCCTAAAAACTCTACAAGGGCATATAAGTCGAGTCTGGTCAGTTGCAGTAAGTTTAGACAATCAATTCTTAGTGAGTGGCAGTGGTGACACTACAGTTCGTCTTTGGGATATTAGCACTGGTCAATGTTTGAAAATTCTACGAGGTCACGGAGGAGATGACAATAGGTCTGTGTACTCAGTAGCTATTAGTACTGACAATACACTCATTGCTAGTAGTAGTGGGGATATGACAATTAAGTTGTGGAATGTCTCTACTGGAGAATGTGTCAAAACCTTATTAGGTCATCAAGGTCGAGTCTGGTCAGTGGCAATGAGTTCCGATAACACAATTTTAGCCAGTTGCAGCGATGACCAAACAGTTCGACTCTGGGATATTCATACAGGACAATGTGTAAAGACACTAACAGAGCATACTAGTGGAGTCAATACGGTACTCTTTAGTTTTGATAATAAAACTTTATTTAGTAGTAGTGACGACCGAACAATTAAAATCTGGGACATTCAAAATGGTAAATGCCTGAAATCATTAAACGGGCATAGGAGTAGAATCAATTCACTTGCTATTTTCAATGACACAATCATAGCCAGTGGTAGCGCTGACCGAACAATCCGATTGTGGGATATTAGCAGTGGAGAATGTTTAAAAATTCTTCAAGGACATAAGAATTCAGTCTTTTCAGTAGCTCTCCATTCAGATGGTAAAACTTTAGCGAGTGGTAGCTTGGATGAAACAATTAAACTGTGGGATATCCAGTCCGGTCAGTGCTTGAAAACACTTGACAACAAACCTTACGCAAATATGAAAATTACCAATATTAAAGGTTTAACTGAAGATGAAAAAGATACGCTTAAAGCTTTAGGAGCAATTGAAGACGAGTAA
- a CDS encoding methyl-accepting chemotaxis protein yields MLNNKVNISSLQGSQSRLRIKKSQLVKVEWQKNKTSLIQRFYNLPISSKQFIGVITCELVSVVGIGVVSILIINQGLQTQLLEQAKSELAVTNANYDTQVNQNSSVFREKAVNYTIINAVIAHNGKSLSPSLQENAKKILEEEARNRKIEYATLVGRDFKIIANVNYDRQGEIFNPNNLVSEAIEKSQQITANSIITWSELSQELPSLPEGFKQQDTLIRYTVTPVKDEKTQTVVGALVSGEILSGKDAIAKKTVETIGSSYSAVYFRKLNGEFALATSLYQDNLDRSKHNLPLPKKALSLLNTATKNSAGKTVTQRLVLGNKTYAIAAKAIPNKIIESSNQIVSGEEPVAILVRGTPETALNDLLRYRWQGQALAIFIGLLLISLWTLILERAIIRPIKNLQQTAQKFTAGQSSSRSHIFSTDEIGQLAVSFNSMADSLAEHNQRRENQAKLEFHLNNITTRIRETLNPETVLKTLVSTTKEAIQADRVVFSRLDENLQGKIVAESVSDSLSAAIGTRVVKPYQIQEEFKEYEIGRVKAVDNIQEVSLSQSCLEQLKALAVKAYLISPIYVNKQLYGLLVAHQCSTPRNWQVVEIDLFRQVAVQAGYALEQAELIQQIERGFAIASPEEQQHKDTLQAQLSELIDNIECAARGDLTVRAEVTVGEIGTVADFFNSIVESLRDIVTKVKESALQVNQAIGSNEGAVRHLAEEALAQATEIHQTLNAVDNMTQSIQAVAANAEQATTVAHDAAHTVTKSGRAMDMTVQQILRLRETISDTSKKVRRLGESTQHISRVVALINQISTQTNLIAINAGIEASRAGEEGQGFAIVAEEVGELAAQTVVATREIEQIVESIQLETTDVVQAMELGTTQVMDGTRIVDDAKQNLNQILEISRQIDLLVRSISEATASQVETSQVVSQLMKAIAATSQRTSDSSRQVSNSFAQTLQIAKELQQVVGTFQVK; encoded by the coding sequence ATGCTTAATAATAAAGTTAATATTTCCAGCTTACAAGGTTCTCAATCTAGATTACGTATTAAGAAATCTCAACTCGTTAAAGTAGAGTGGCAAAAAAACAAAACATCTTTAATACAACGTTTTTATAACCTTCCTATTAGTAGCAAACAATTTATTGGTGTGATTACTTGTGAATTAGTCTCTGTTGTAGGTATAGGTGTTGTCAGCATATTAATTATTAATCAAGGGTTGCAAACTCAATTATTGGAACAAGCTAAGTCAGAATTAGCAGTTACAAATGCAAATTACGACACTCAAGTCAATCAAAACAGTTCTGTCTTTCGAGAAAAAGCAGTTAATTATACAATAATTAATGCCGTGATCGCACACAATGGCAAGTCTTTAAGTCCAAGTTTACAAGAGAATGCTAAAAAAATTCTTGAAGAGGAAGCCCGTAATAGAAAAATAGAGTATGCCACTCTAGTAGGTAGAGATTTCAAAATTATCGCCAATGTTAACTATGACCGTCAAGGAGAAATTTTTAATCCCAACAATCTAGTCAGTGAAGCTATAGAAAAATCTCAACAAATAACAGCGAATAGCATTATTACATGGTCGGAATTGAGTCAAGAGTTACCTTCTTTACCAGAGGGGTTTAAACAGCAAGATACTCTGATTCGTTACACGGTTACACCTGTGAAAGATGAGAAAACACAAACAGTAGTTGGTGCTTTAGTATCCGGAGAAATTTTGAGTGGGAAAGATGCGATCGCTAAAAAGACTGTGGAAACTATTGGCAGTAGCTACAGTGCTGTTTACTTCCGTAAGCTAAATGGGGAGTTTGCTCTAGCGACATCTTTATATCAAGATAACTTAGATCGCTCCAAGCACAATCTTCCTTTACCTAAAAAAGCTTTATCTTTACTCAATACAGCAACTAAGAATTCCGCAGGAAAAACAGTCACTCAACGTCTAGTTTTGGGTAACAAAACTTATGCAATAGCAGCCAAAGCTATTCCTAATAAAATAATTGAAAGTAGCAATCAAATTGTTTCTGGCGAAGAACCTGTCGCTATTTTGGTGCGAGGCACTCCAGAAACAGCTTTGAATGATTTATTAAGATACAGATGGCAAGGACAAGCACTGGCTATTTTTATCGGCTTGTTGCTCATCTCTCTTTGGACATTGATTCTCGAACGGGCAATTATCAGACCAATAAAAAACCTGCAACAAACAGCGCAAAAATTTACAGCAGGTCAATCATCCTCGCGATCGCATATTTTTTCTACTGATGAAATCGGGCAATTAGCTGTGAGTTTTAACTCAATGGCAGACAGCCTTGCAGAACACAATCAACGTCGAGAAAATCAAGCAAAACTGGAATTTCACCTCAACAATATCACGACTCGCATCAGAGAAACCTTAAATCCTGAAACAGTCTTGAAGACGTTAGTATCTACAACCAAAGAAGCCATACAAGCAGATAGAGTCGTTTTTTCTCGTTTAGATGAGAACTTGCAAGGTAAGATTGTCGCCGAGTCTGTCAGTGATTCTTTATCAGCAGCAATAGGAACGCGTGTTGTTAAACCTTACCAAATTCAAGAAGAATTTAAAGAATATGAAATAGGTCGTGTCAAAGCAGTTGATAATATTCAAGAAGTCTCTTTAAGCCAGTCTTGCTTAGAGCAACTAAAAGCGCTAGCTGTCAAAGCATATCTCATATCACCCATATATGTGAACAAGCAACTATACGGCTTGTTAGTCGCTCATCAATGCTCTACTCCTCGCAACTGGCAAGTTGTAGAAATTGACTTATTTAGACAAGTTGCTGTTCAAGCAGGTTACGCTCTAGAGCAAGCAGAACTTATCCAACAAATAGAACGCGGTTTTGCCATAGCTTCCCCCGAAGAACAGCAACACAAGGACACTCTGCAAGCTCAACTCTCAGAACTAATAGATAATATTGAGTGTGCAGCGCGTGGAGACTTAACAGTACGTGCTGAAGTGACGGTGGGAGAAATTGGTACTGTTGCTGACTTTTTCAACTCCATCGTTGAAAGTTTGCGAGATATTGTAACTAAAGTCAAAGAATCAGCATTGCAAGTGAATCAGGCGATTGGCTCAAATGAAGGAGCAGTGCGTCATCTCGCTGAAGAAGCGCTTGCTCAAGCAACAGAAATTCACCAGACTCTTAATGCAGTTGATAACATGACCCAATCGATTCAAGCAGTTGCAGCCAACGCCGAACAAGCAACCACAGTAGCCCATGATGCTGCTCATACCGTCACAAAAAGTGGGCGGGCTATGGATATGACAGTGCAACAGATCCTGCGTTTGCGCGAGACAATCAGCGACACTTCTAAAAAAGTCAGGAGATTGGGAGAGTCAACACAACATATTTCCCGTGTAGTCGCTTTGATTAACCAGATTTCCACCCAAACCAACCTGATTGCTATCAATGCTGGAATAGAAGCATCACGTGCGGGTGAAGAAGGTCAGGGTTTTGCGATCGTCGCTGAGGAAGTAGGAGAATTAGCAGCCCAGACTGTGGTAGCCACCAGAGAAATTGAACAGATAGTTGAGAGTATTCAACTGGAAACAACAGACGTTGTTCAAGCAATGGAGTTGGGAACAACTCAAGTTATGGATGGTACGCGCATTGTGGATGATGCTAAGCAAAATCTCAACCAAATCCTAGAAATTTCTCGGCAAATCGATTTGTTAGTGCGATCGATTTCTGAAGCCACAGCCTCCCAGGTGGAAACATCTCAAGTTGTGAGTCAATTGATGAAAGCTATTGCTGCAACTTCGCAACGCACGAGTGATTCTTCACGTCAAGTTTCCAATTCTTTTGCTCAAACTCTACAGATTGCTAAAGAGTTACAGCAAGTTGTTGGGACATTTCAGGTGAAGTGA
- a CDS encoding DUF1902 domain-containing protein, giving the protein MTQITFNVEAFWDKDAEVWVATSDDVPGLVTEASTIEILTQKLREMLPELIILNSILPSDYVGSIAFELISHRQELIEVAS; this is encoded by the coding sequence ATGACACAAATTACATTTAATGTTGAAGCATTTTGGGATAAAGATGCAGAGGTTTGGGTTGCAACGAGTGACGATGTGCCGGGATTGGTAACGGAAGCATCTACGATTGAGATTTTAACGCAAAAGCTTCGAGAAATGCTCCCAGAACTTATTATTCTTAACTCAATTTTACCTTCTGACTATGTAGGTTCTATTGCTTTTGAATTAATCAGTCACCGACAAGAGTTAATTGAGGTAGCTTCTTAA